Proteins co-encoded in one Bacteroidetes bacterium SB0662_bin_6 genomic window:
- a CDS encoding ABC transporter substrate-binding protein: MRRHIMLSVLVLLAVLAMPGCDSLDESEFEPGPLGAVTLEQDEAIHIRLLATVTIAPTLGVVTRQAANLAVEDMGAIRGRQIELDGDSFDTMCSPEGGRAGALEIAADPDVAGVIGTNCSAAAVAASPVISDAGLVMISPSNTSPRLTSDLAGNANADYHPGYFRTASNDLHQARALSDFVYNQLALRRVATVHDGDPYTSSLVAAFADAFSDLGGEVSTQAQIEKGATDMTDVLEEFATAGPDAIFFPLFFEEGSAFAEQAQTFEGLEETVLISAAALLVSAFLETPQSEGMYFAGPEAGFGSNVNEVTGRSGEQVLAAYEARAGGFPESPYWAHTYDATTILLSAIESVAVEEGGRLFIDREALREKVGETAMSGLVGTVSCDEFGDCGTGRMNVYHHTDTDITDVSRLPVLYVYSP, from the coding sequence ATGCGCAGACACATCATGTTATCCGTTTTGGTCCTGCTCGCCGTGCTTGCGATGCCCGGGTGCGACAGTCTGGACGAATCGGAATTCGAGCCGGGGCCACTGGGTGCGGTCACGCTTGAGCAGGACGAGGCCATACATATCCGTTTGCTGGCCACGGTCACGATCGCGCCGACACTGGGGGTCGTGACCCGGCAAGCGGCCAACCTCGCGGTTGAGGACATGGGCGCCATCCGCGGGCGCCAGATCGAACTGGACGGCGATTCCTTTGACACGATGTGCTCGCCGGAGGGCGGTCGCGCGGGTGCGCTTGAAATCGCCGCGGACCCGGATGTGGCGGGAGTCATCGGAACCAACTGCTCGGCTGCAGCCGTAGCGGCGTCGCCCGTCATCAGCGACGCGGGCCTGGTCATGATTTCGCCGAGCAACACCTCTCCGCGGCTCACCTCCGATCTGGCCGGCAATGCGAATGCCGACTATCACCCCGGTTACTTTCGCACGGCGTCCAACGATCTCCATCAGGCCCGCGCCCTCTCTGACTTCGTTTACAACCAACTGGCCTTGAGGCGCGTAGCCACCGTGCACGACGGCGATCCGTACACGTCCTCTCTTGTGGCGGCGTTTGCCGATGCGTTCTCGGACCTCGGGGGCGAAGTATCGACCCAGGCCCAAATCGAGAAGGGCGCAACCGACATGACGGACGTGCTCGAGGAGTTCGCAACCGCTGGCCCGGACGCCATCTTTTTCCCGTTGTTCTTCGAGGAGGGATCGGCGTTTGCCGAGCAGGCGCAGACCTTCGAAGGGCTTGAAGAGACTGTCCTGATTTCCGCGGCGGCGCTGCTGGTTTCTGCGTTTCTGGAGACCCCGCAATCGGAGGGGATGTACTTTGCCGGACCGGAAGCGGGCTTTGGCTCCAATGTCAACGAGGTGACGGGGCGGAGCGGGGAGCAGGTGCTCGCCGCGTACGAGGCCAGGGCAGGCGGTTTTCCGGAGTCACCCTATTGGGCGCATACCTATGATGCAACCACTATCCTTCTCTCGGCCATCGAGTCCGTCGCTGTGGAGGAGGGCGGCAGGCTGTTCATAGACCGGGAGGCGCTGCGCGAGAAGGTGGGAGAAACCGCCATGAGCGGCCTGGTCGGGACGGTATCCTGCGACGAGTTCGGCGACTGCGGCACGGGACGGATGAACGTCTACCACCACACGGACACGGACATCACCGATGTTTCCAGGCTGCCGGTCCTTTACGTATACAGCCCCTGA